Proteins co-encoded in one Bombus pyrosoma isolate SC7728 linkage group LG4, ASM1482585v1, whole genome shotgun sequence genomic window:
- the LOC122567048 gene encoding angiotensin-converting enzyme-like, giving the protein MPSKWVCIILNLIVYVVASVEDEKTRAFIKLTEFAYEDTCMSTAEAEWEFINSPSNEILSKWEDELISYASFKNLQKDEVGNISKADIRDESLQYKYDVAEKIGDALLDTEDFKSLVHFSGTTELLRLSTVHKGILNNHTRKDVEHILLRGNDVRNKRTVWIAWHQELASLVKNFSAILPLVDKAAKANGVKDVKEYWELLSGYSDGYNKVEYIWNRIVNLHKKILKFVISSLSQKYDIAMNDTIPAYLLGTLQGNDWIPISVDVTPYPDLMYNIEKNLWKKKLHVKTLYRIASAMSTQILNQVPQADFWKNSYFYGQCPSKLVNFCKDAVLRVSTCFEPTINNYLSTHKNVGKIVFNQLSVEDTPILNTANRYSALEEGVSELFGILAASPAWLNYTRIIDDSGNNDQNLIVSLMITALNTLPRIAYYISVDMWRINAIEKNLTNSEDLISSWWQYREKYEGIKSNGSNLPTFLNDDHITNNKPYLPKLVGTMLAFQLYEYLMESTEIRYDSIVRKQMNINFLKMIQQGADDWMKVVNKYLEIDEISPDSLLSFFSPLEDFIDDQYEDFQYKAVTAKESELDELEKKLIMEINATTTNAPPTTTIATSKQTIKKKTEIIGRKSPSRQDDKKSDKNIVANSSKDLKFKSPIYEQVEKPENRNPLQPVTTEAPFDQSLDTQVIGNDNKPKTNTSKAAWAVGAVLIGIIIICIIAIFGRQRCRKVPKNRRYV; this is encoded by the exons ATGCCATCAAAATGGGTTTGCATAATCCTTAATCTGATAGTGTATGTGGTTGCGTCCGTAGAAGATGAAAAGACTAGagctttcataaaattaaccGAATTTGCTTACGAGGATACTTGTATGAGTACAGCTGAAGCGGAATGGGAATTCATTAATTCAccatcgaatgaaatattatcaaaatgg gaagacgaattaatttcttatgcCTCCTTCAAGAACTTACAAAAAGACGAAGTTGGTAACATTTCAAAAGCTGATATCAGAGATGAATCTTTACAATACAAGTATGATGTTGCTGAAAAAATAGGCGATGCTTTATTGGATACTGAAGATTTTAAAAGC CTTGTTCATTTTTCTGGGACCACAGAGTTGCTGAGATTATCTACAGTTCATaaaggaattttaaataatcacaCAAGAAAAG ATGTGGAACATATACTGCTTCGTGGTAATGATGTTAGAAATAAGAGGACTGTTTGGATAGCATGGCATCAAGAACTAGCTTCGttagttaaaaatttctctGCTATCCTACCACTTGTTGATAAAGCTGCCAAAGCAaatg GTGTCAAAGATGTTAAAGAATATTGGGAACTTTTAAGTGGATACAGTGATGGTTATAATAAAGTTGAATATATATGGAATAGGATTGTCAatcttcataaaaaaatattgaaattcgtAATAAGTAGCTTATCTCAGAAGTATGATATTGCTATGAATGATACAATACCAGCATACTTACTTG GAACCTTGCAAGGAAACGATTGGATTCCTATATCAGTTGATGTAACACCTTATCCAGATcttatgtataatattgaaaaaaatcttTGGAAGAAG aaacTTCATGTGAAAACATTGTACAGAATTGCTTCTGCTATGAGTACACAAATACTAAATCAAGTGCCACAAGCagatttttggaaaaatagtTATTTCTATGGACAGTGTCCTTCAAAATTAGTTAATTTCTGCAAAGATGCTGTTTTGAG GGTATCTACCTGCTTTGAACctactataaataattatctctCTACTCACAAAAACGTAGGAAAGATTGTGTTCAATCAATTATCTGTCGAGGATACTCCGATACTTAATACGGCTAATCGATATTCAG cCCTAGAAGAAGGTGTGTCGGAACTCTTTGGTATTTTAGCAGCAAGTCCTGCTTGGTTAAATTACACACGTATTATCGATGACTCTGGCAATAatgatcaaaatttaattgtatctCTTATGATTACTGCATTGAATACGCTACCGCGGATTGCTTACTACATATCTGTAGATATGTGGAGAATTAATGCTATTGAAAAAAACTTAACAAATTCTGAAGATTTAATATCATCTTGGTGGCAATATAG GGAAAAATATGAAGGAATCAAATCTAATGGATCTAATTTACCCACATTTTTAAATGATGATCATATCACGAACAATAAACCATATTTGCC AAAACTAGTCGGTACAATGTTGGCATTTCAGTTGTATGAATATCTGATGGAATCCACAGAAATTAGATATGATTCGATCGTAAGAAAacagatgaatattaatttctt aaaaatgATTCAGCAAGGTGCCGATGATTGGATGAAAGtagtcaataaatatttagaaatagatGAAATTTCACCGGATTcgttactttcatttttctcgccGTTGGAAGATTTCATTGACGATCAGTATGAGGATTTCCAATACAAGGCAGTTACAGCCAAAGAGTCAGAATTAGATGAACTAGAAAAGAAACtaattatggaaataaatgCCACGACTACTAATGCTCCGCCAACCACTACAATTGCCACTTCGAAACAAactataaagaaaaaaacagaaataatagGTAGAAAGTCTCCAAGTAGACAGGATGATAAAAAgagcgataaaaatattgtggCTAATTCGAGCAAAGATTTAAAGTTTAAATCGCCTATATATGAACAAGTCGAAAAGCCAGAAAATCGTAATCCACTACAACCAGTGACAACTGAGGCTCCTTTCGATCAATCACTTGACACCCAAGTCATAGGAAATGACAATAAACCAAAGACAAATACTAGTAAGGCAGCGTGGGCCGTGGGCGCAGTGCTGAtaggaataataattatttgtataattgcGATCTTCGGAAGACAAAGATGTCGCAAAGTACCAAAAAATAGACGATACGTTTAA